In the genome of Sorangium aterium, one region contains:
- a CDS encoding methylated-DNA--[protein]-cysteine S-methyltransferase: protein MTATAHGFLLFDTAIGRCGIAWGERGVAALQLPEAREPETRSRLLQRLPGARAAAPPPEVQRAVDAIVALLRGEASDLSAVALDMDRVPPFHRRVYEVARTIPPGATLTYGEVAARLGASGSARAVGQALGRNPFAIIVPCHRVLAAGGKAGGFSANGGVTTKLRLLAIESGQARGAPEAAPGGDFGFDPGAAVDHLRASDAALARVIDAVGPFAMRIDRTSSLFLALAESIVYQQLTGKAAATIFARVRALFPRAHEGPTPAQLLRVSDEKLRGAGLSQAKLLALRDLARKTEDGELPTLAEVHGMEDEAIIEHLTRVRGIGRWTVEMLLMFRLGRPDVLPVDDYGIRKGFGIAFKRPEPPARADLEKRGARWKPYRTVASWYLWRAVDLARSG, encoded by the coding sequence ATGACAGCAACGGCACACGGATTCCTCCTGTTCGACACGGCGATCGGCCGCTGCGGCATCGCGTGGGGCGAGCGCGGCGTCGCCGCCTTGCAGCTCCCCGAGGCGCGCGAGCCCGAGACGCGATCGCGCCTGCTCCAGCGCCTCCCGGGCGCCCGGGCGGCGGCGCCGCCGCCCGAGGTGCAGCGCGCGGTCGACGCGATCGTCGCGCTCCTGCGCGGCGAGGCGAGCGACCTGTCCGCCGTCGCGCTCGACATGGATCGGGTGCCGCCGTTCCACCGCCGCGTCTACGAGGTCGCGCGCACCATCCCGCCGGGCGCGACGCTGACCTACGGCGAGGTCGCGGCGCGCCTCGGCGCGAGCGGCTCGGCGCGCGCCGTGGGGCAAGCGCTCGGGCGGAACCCGTTCGCCATCATCGTGCCGTGCCACCGCGTGCTCGCCGCTGGCGGCAAGGCCGGCGGCTTCTCCGCGAACGGCGGCGTCACGACGAAGCTCCGCCTCCTCGCGATCGAGAGCGGCCAGGCGCGCGGCGCTCCGGAGGCCGCGCCCGGCGGCGACTTCGGCTTCGATCCGGGCGCCGCCGTCGATCACCTGCGCGCGTCCGACGCGGCGCTCGCGCGCGTCATCGACGCAGTCGGGCCGTTCGCCATGCGGATCGACAGGACGTCGAGCCTCTTCCTCGCGCTCGCGGAGTCGATCGTCTACCAGCAGCTCACCGGGAAGGCCGCCGCGACCATCTTCGCGCGCGTGCGCGCGCTCTTCCCGCGAGCGCACGAGGGCCCCACGCCGGCGCAGCTCCTGCGCGTCTCCGACGAGAAGCTCCGCGGCGCCGGCCTCTCGCAGGCGAAGCTCCTCGCGCTGCGCGACCTCGCGCGGAAGACGGAGGACGGCGAGCTCCCCACGCTCGCGGAGGTCCACGGCATGGAGGACGAGGCGATCATCGAGCACCTCACGCGGGTGCGCGGAATCGGCCGGTGGACGGTGGAGATGCTCCTCATGTTCCGCCTCGGCCGCCCGGACGTGCTGCCCGTGGACGACTACGGCATCCGCAAGGGTTTCGGGATCGCGTTCAAGCGACCCGAGCCGCCGGCGCGCGCGGACCTCGAGAAGCGCGGCGCGCGGTGGAAGCCGTACCGCACGGTGGCGAGCTGGTACCTCTGGCGCGCGGTGGATCTGGCGCGGAGCGGCTGA
- a CDS encoding AraC family transcriptional regulator, which yields MEVTTLVRGEAISVVDYRCSSGPGDAPFAELHRGFSVSYVRKGSFSYRVRGEAFELVAGSLLVGHPGDEYTCSHEHVVGDECLSLQLAPALVEALGDGGGAFRAGGLPPLPELMVLGELAQAAAEGRSDIGVDEVGVLLAARFVEVASGRQRRPRDIGARDRRRAVEAALWLDEHAHEPIDLEGAAREVGLSPFHFLRVFGKVLGVTPHQYLVRARLRRAARLLADEARSITDIALDVGFGDLSNFVRTFHRAAGVSPRGFRKAARGDRKIFQDRLAARS from the coding sequence ATGGAGGTCACGACGCTGGTGCGGGGCGAGGCCATCTCGGTGGTCGACTACCGGTGCAGCTCTGGACCTGGGGACGCGCCGTTCGCCGAGCTCCACCGGGGCTTCTCCGTCTCCTACGTGCGCAAGGGCAGCTTCAGCTACCGCGTCCGGGGGGAGGCGTTCGAGCTCGTGGCCGGGTCGCTCCTGGTCGGCCACCCCGGCGACGAGTACACGTGCTCGCACGAGCACGTCGTCGGCGACGAGTGCCTGTCGCTCCAGCTCGCGCCGGCGCTCGTCGAGGCGCTCGGCGACGGCGGCGGCGCGTTCCGTGCCGGCGGCCTGCCGCCGCTGCCCGAGCTGATGGTGCTCGGCGAGCTCGCGCAGGCGGCCGCCGAGGGCAGGAGCGACATCGGCGTCGACGAGGTGGGGGTGCTCCTCGCCGCCCGCTTCGTCGAGGTCGCCTCCGGCCGGCAGCGAAGGCCGCGGGACATCGGGGCGCGCGACCGCCGCCGCGCCGTCGAGGCGGCGCTCTGGCTGGACGAGCACGCGCACGAGCCGATCGACCTCGAGGGCGCGGCGCGGGAGGTGGGGCTCAGCCCGTTCCACTTCCTGCGGGTCTTCGGGAAGGTCCTTGGCGTGACCCCGCACCAGTACCTGGTCCGCGCCCGCCTGCGCCGCGCCGCGCGCCTCCTCGCCGACGAGGCCCGGTCGATCACCGACATCGCGCTCGACGTCGGGTTCGGCGACCTCTCCAATTTCGTCCGCACCTTCCACCGCGCGGCCGGCGTCTCGCCCCGCGGCTTCCGGAAGGCGGCGAGGGGGGATCGCAAGATCTTCCAAGATCGCCTCGCCGCGCGCTCCTAG
- a CDS encoding glycoside hydrolase family 16 protein: MACSNDTAANDSGAGRAGGNGGDGGSGDAGGNGGHGGSDGNSGAGAGGDGAGSGGAGGDGGGGDGGGGDGGGGDGGGGGHVTVSAELFDDFTYTGITDDDLTSWWWVRAEDGAPGVDGARWLPSNVSFIDDPDLASNRLLRLEATTRGSGESTSHAELQSNDDKFRLGTYSARVKFSNTPLTGTRHLADKPVETFFAISPWINDPETDPGYSEQDFEYMPNGGWGQEDTSTLWLTSWETATLENTQSNHAAGDQSGWKRLLIQITESDIRYYIEGTLLCTHGATYVPETNQHLDFNLWFDELAAGQTEPRTYAEDVDWVYFAKDAILSQAEVDAQVARFRASSIAREDTLP; this comes from the coding sequence GTGGCTTGCTCGAATGACACCGCCGCCAACGACAGCGGTGCCGGACGCGCCGGGGGCAACGGCGGTGACGGTGGCAGCGGCGACGCCGGGGGCAACGGCGGTCATGGCGGCAGCGACGGGAACAGCGGCGCTGGCGCCGGCGGTGACGGCGCCGGCAGTGGCGGCGCCGGCGGTGACGGAGGTGGCGGTGACGGAGGTGGCGGTGACGGAGGTGGCGGTGACGGAGGTGGCGGTGGCCACGTCACCGTGTCGGCCGAGCTCTTCGACGACTTCACCTACACCGGCATCACCGACGACGATCTCACGAGCTGGTGGTGGGTCCGCGCGGAAGACGGAGCGCCCGGGGTCGACGGCGCCCGATGGCTGCCGTCGAATGTGTCGTTCATCGATGATCCCGATCTCGCCTCGAACAGGCTGCTACGGCTCGAGGCGACCACACGCGGGTCCGGCGAGAGCACCTCGCACGCAGAGCTTCAATCGAACGACGACAAGTTCCGCCTGGGGACGTACTCCGCTCGGGTAAAATTCAGCAACACGCCTCTGACCGGGACCCGGCACCTCGCCGACAAGCCGGTCGAGACGTTCTTCGCGATCAGCCCGTGGATCAACGACCCCGAGACCGATCCCGGCTATTCGGAGCAGGATTTCGAGTACATGCCCAACGGCGGGTGGGGTCAGGAAGACACCAGCACGCTGTGGCTGACCTCGTGGGAGACGGCCACGCTGGAGAACACGCAGTCGAACCATGCGGCCGGGGACCAGTCCGGCTGGAAGAGGCTCCTCATCCAGATCACCGAGTCCGACATCCGCTACTACATCGAAGGCACGCTGCTCTGCACGCACGGTGCGACGTACGTCCCCGAGACGAACCAGCACCTCGACTTCAATCTGTGGTTCGACGAGCTCGCCGCTGGGCAGACCGAGCCACGGACGTACGCCGAGGACGTCGACTGGGTCTATTTCGCCAAGGATGCCATCCTGTCGCAGGCCGAGGTGGACGCGCAGGTGGCCCGCTTCCGCGCGTCGTCGATCGCCCGCGAGGACACCCTGCCTTAG
- a CDS encoding DUF2169 family type VI secretion system accessory protein: MTSDASPTPSAPAAPSGTAAAGVLWRARGRLHLTVIAKATFAFVDGAPMVPVEPQPIIDADIHHHNNPGRSVRLTSDLAPYLARIDVFFTGHAHAPPGPPAAPFSVRLALFAGERPILDKALSIEPGGAEKAVPLAYERAFGGIGMADNPFGTDRPAVLDPSRRDHPAGFAPIGSVWPSRRRLLGRTPHKALEGPLLEIPDDFDWSYFQAAPPDQRVEALVGDEWLVLAGLHPTLPALRTRLPGARALARVHGLSAFGVTEGQPLDLVLDTLHIDGDRQSCSLVWRRSFPLAEEAALAAVRVVVGVEVPGAPPAWQAPAEIAMAAPSAVAAADPTEVTLNRSDQDVEARDRRGAARRPEATVAQATVAQTKRAPVGSAAPLPLHPAAEPSPAAAPGPQTPRPPKGHSIS, from the coding sequence GTGACATCGGATGCCTCGCCCACTCCCAGCGCGCCCGCGGCGCCTTCCGGAACGGCAGCAGCGGGGGTCCTGTGGCGCGCGCGCGGGCGGCTCCACCTCACGGTGATCGCCAAGGCGACCTTCGCCTTCGTCGACGGCGCGCCGATGGTCCCCGTCGAGCCGCAGCCGATCATCGACGCCGACATCCACCATCACAACAACCCGGGCCGCAGCGTCCGGTTGACGAGCGACCTCGCGCCCTACCTCGCGCGCATCGACGTGTTCTTCACGGGCCACGCGCACGCGCCGCCGGGCCCGCCTGCGGCGCCCTTCTCCGTGCGCCTCGCGCTCTTCGCCGGCGAGCGCCCGATCCTCGACAAGGCGCTCTCGATCGAGCCCGGCGGCGCGGAGAAGGCGGTCCCGCTCGCCTACGAGCGCGCGTTCGGGGGGATCGGCATGGCCGACAACCCGTTCGGCACCGATCGCCCCGCCGTGCTGGACCCTTCGCGGCGCGACCACCCGGCGGGCTTCGCGCCGATCGGGAGCGTATGGCCGTCGCGCAGGCGGCTGCTCGGGCGTACGCCCCACAAGGCGCTCGAGGGTCCCCTCCTCGAGATCCCCGACGATTTCGACTGGAGCTACTTCCAGGCGGCCCCTCCCGATCAGCGCGTCGAAGCGCTGGTCGGCGACGAGTGGCTCGTGCTCGCGGGGCTCCACCCGACGCTCCCGGCGCTGCGGACGCGGCTCCCCGGGGCGCGCGCCCTCGCGCGCGTGCACGGCCTCTCGGCGTTCGGCGTCACGGAGGGGCAGCCGCTCGATCTGGTGCTGGACACGCTGCACATCGACGGCGACAGGCAGTCGTGCTCGCTGGTCTGGCGACGCAGCTTCCCGCTCGCGGAGGAAGCAGCGCTCGCGGCGGTGCGCGTCGTCGTCGGCGTCGAGGTGCCGGGCGCACCGCCCGCGTGGCAGGCTCCCGCCGAGATCGCGATGGCCGCCCCGAGCGCCGTCGCGGCGGCCGATCCGACCGAGGTGACGCTCAACCGGTCCGATCAAGACGTCGAGGCGCGCGATCGGCGCGGCGCCGCCCGGCGCCCCGAGGCGACCGTCGCGCAGGCGACCGTCGCGCAGACGAAGCGAGCCCCCGTCGGGTCGGCGGCCCCGCTCCCGCTCCACCCGGCTGCGGAGCCGTCGCCCGCGGCGGCGCCCGGCCCGCAGACGCCACGCCCACCGAAGGGGCATTCCATCTCGTAG
- a CDS encoding nucleotide-binding enzyme, whose protein sequence is MSAERFGGLRARIAAEAARLMYEEGVDQYFTAKRMAAKRILGAVEGRRARYRPADLPSNGEIREALLLFAERAEGSQRTRRLFALRIVALEAMRALAPFSPRLIGSVSTGHIRRGSDVDLHVFPADEEALERHVRALGWTFDRERVTLQKGGELREYVHYHVADAAPLELTVYAPRDLRARPRSSTDGKPIVRLGVAALSALCARDHPDAWERYLETGEVEGMDALLEADEDEPLPGPFDGLLDDTGSTGEDGDEPVCAEPGEEDDPDQDYDPLPGFEGAA, encoded by the coding sequence AGGAGGGCGTGGACCAGTACTTCACCGCGAAGCGCATGGCCGCGAAGCGGATCCTCGGCGCGGTGGAGGGGCGGCGGGCGCGCTACCGGCCCGCGGACCTGCCCTCCAACGGCGAGATCCGCGAGGCGCTGCTCCTCTTCGCCGAGCGCGCCGAGGGGAGCCAGCGGACGCGCCGGCTCTTCGCGCTGCGCATCGTGGCGCTGGAGGCCATGCGCGCGCTCGCGCCGTTCTCGCCGCGGCTCATCGGCTCGGTCTCCACTGGCCATATCCGCCGTGGCAGCGACGTCGATCTGCACGTGTTCCCCGCCGACGAGGAGGCGCTGGAGCGGCACGTGCGGGCGCTCGGCTGGACGTTCGACCGCGAGCGCGTGACCCTCCAGAAGGGCGGAGAGCTCCGGGAGTACGTCCACTACCACGTGGCGGACGCGGCGCCCCTGGAGCTCACGGTGTACGCCCCGCGCGATCTGAGGGCGCGGCCCCGCAGCAGCACGGATGGCAAGCCGATCGTGCGCCTGGGCGTCGCCGCGCTCTCGGCGCTCTGCGCCCGGGATCACCCGGACGCGTGGGAGCGTTACCTGGAGACCGGCGAGGTGGAGGGCATGGACGCGCTGCTCGAGGCGGACGAGGACGAGCCGCTCCCCGGACCGTTCGATGGGCTGCTCGACGACACCGGCAGCACGGGAGAGGACGGCGACGAGCCGGTCTGCGCCGAGCCCGGCGAGGAGGACGACCCCGATCAGGACTACGATCCCCTGCCCGGCTTCGAGGGCGCAGCCTGA